The genomic DNA TCAACGGTTCATCACTAAGACGTTCCATTCGAGCTGGCCATTGCGCTTTAGCCAACCCTTGAGTAATGTCTCGTTCTTTAAACGGCAAATGTTGTAGTTGGCAATACTTGTCAAATAATTGAATAGCTACCGCCGCATTTTCTACTTGGTGACGCCCCAACAAGGGAACTTTAATCTTTGTCAGTTTGCCCATTTCTCCATAGAAATTAAATACTTCCCCCCATTGTGTATCAGGATGTAGATATTCCACTTGATACTCTTTGCCAAAACGAAAAATTGGACTCTGTTTTTCTTGTGCGACTTTTTCAATGACTGCTAGCGCATCAGCACAAATATTGCCTGTTACTACTGGGACTTTTTCTTTAATAATACCCGCTTTTTGATAGGCAATTTCAGCAATTGTTTCACCTAAAATTTCTGTGTGATCCTTCCCAATTGTCGTAATTCCCGTCAATAATGGCTTCACGACATTGGTGCTATCAAGTAATCCACCTAAGCCAACTTCAACAACGGCGATATCCACTTGTTCATTCACGAAATAGTCCAAGGCCATTCCTGTCAATGTTTCGAATTCTGTAATTCCAGTCACTTCAGTGATCTGGTCTAATTCTTGAATGATTGGTTGATACTTTTCCACATAGGTAATCAATTGTTCGTCTGAAATTGGTTGACCATTTATCGCAATTCTTTCATTAAATGATTCAATATAAGGAGAGGTAAAGGTTCCGACTTTCAAGCCCATTTCTTCTAATAGACAGCGTAAATATGTCACGGTTGAGCCTTTACCATTGGTTCCTGCGATATGAATCGTTGGCACTTTGTTTTCTGGATGATCAATTTTTTCTAATAACGCATTAATCCGATCCAAACCAGGTCTTGAACCAAAGGGTAACCGGCTATGAATCCATTCAATGGCTTCTTCTATTGTTAATTGCATCTTGTCCAACTCCTTGTCTTCTTCTACATTATAACTAAGTTAGGTGACTTTTTCACTAATAACCAATTGAAACTTTTTCTTGAAAACTTTTTGCATTTTTCATAATTTTGCGTTATTAGCGGATACATTAATGAACTTATGGTAAACTAACATTCTGGATGGTTCGTTCCAGCCAGCCAATTAAAAACTATTTTTAGAGCGTTCAACACGCTTATTCATGATTTTTTTATAAAGGTGGACTTATTTTGATGAAAAACAAATCGAAGCTTTTATGGTTAGGAAGTTTTTTCTTGCCGTTTTTACTTCTGTTGCTTGTATGGATGACATTACAACTTGCGCCTTTTGGTGACAACAACTTATTAGTTAGTGATTTAGGCACACAATACATGCCTTTCTTGAGTTTTTTAAAACGCTCTTTTCACGAGGGAATAACTACATTCTACTCTTTTTCCAATGAGATTGGTGAGTCGATTGTTCCTTTGGCAGCCTATTACTTACTGAGCCCTTTTAATGTGTTGGCTTTCTTTTTTCCTTATGAACAATTACCTATAGCAATTTTATGGATTATTACCTTAAAACTTGCCTTGATGGGCACGACGATGTTTAGCTATTTAAAATACACCTATCAAAAAGTTGATGGCACCACGTTACTTTTTTCAACGTCCTATAGTTTCTGTGGCTTTGTCACCGTCTATAGCCAAAACTTTATGTGGTTGGATGCACTGATTCTATTCCCGCTTATCTTATTGGGACTCCAACGTTTATGGGATCAACGCAAATGGGGCTTATACAGTATAACCCTGTTTTTAGCGATTGTGACGAATTACTACATGGGTTATATGATTTGTCTCTTTGCTGTTTTGTACAGTATCTATTGGTTCTTTAAAAAGAATACCCAAGCCCATGCTATTCGGCAATTTTTTAAACAAAGTCCGTTATTCATCCTCGTTTCTTTTTTAACAGGAACCGCAACTAGCTTTTTATTATTACCTGCAGCAGAAGGGATGCTCTATACAAAAAAAGCAGACTTTGATGTCTCGACGTTCTTTTTAACGCCTAAGTTCAACACTTCGTTCTTCTCGCAATTAGGCTTAGGTTCTATTAATTATGAGTTGCGTTTAGACCATTTACCAACCGTTTTTGCTGGATTATTTGTGACACTCCTCTGTGTTGCCTATTTTCAAACGAAACAAATTGCGTTAAAAGAAAGAATAGCTTCAGCAATTCTTTTATTCATTCTTTTTTTAAGCTTTTGGTTAGAAGCCTTTAATACTGTCTGGCACATGTTTCAAAGCCCAGCTGGTTTCCCTTACCGAAATGTCTTTATTTTTAGCTTTTTATTGATTGTCTTTGCCTATGAAGTTTGGCTTAAAAAAGTGACCATTCCTTGGACCGCACCTATTATTTTTAGTCTGCTGTTAGTCATTGGCTACGGATCTTTGTATTATGGTCCACAAAAGAATCTCTTAATTTCGATCAATTATTTATGGCTAAGTTTACTTTTTATTTGGTTGATTTTCTTTTGCTTGCGTTTAGCACACAAAAAGGCCTTAAGAAACTATGTAGTCGTTGCTTTATTCTTACTGGTCAGCACAGAATTAACAACGAATTTCTGGATTTCTTTTAAACACATGCCCTTTGGTAGCCAAGCAACATTTGCCCAAGATTACCGAAAACACAGCCAATTAATCGATGAAAAAATGGCCTCAGCACCAGAACTTTATCGCATGAAACAAGTCATTCCTTCCAAAGAAACAGGGTTCCGTGAAATCAATAACGGCTACAACAATCCTTTACTTTATGGCTATGCTGGCGTTTCTAGCTATACTTCGACTTTAACTGCCACTACCCAAGACACATTAAGTGCGCTAGGTTTATATCGAAAAAATGATCGCCGGATTGCTTATGTGGATAATTCACAACTAACCAATTTACTTTTAAATGTGAAATATGACTTTTTACCAATTGAAAAACCTACGAGTGAAAAATTGCTAAAAACAGTTGGTTCCACGAAAATCATGGAAAATGATGAAGCGATCGGTATGGGCTTTTTGGCGCCAACCGCATTAACCAAGTTAAAATTAGCAAAAAATAATCCTTTAGATGCCCAAGAAGAACTCCTGCAAACGCTCGTGCCGACGGATAAACCTTACTTTAAAACAGCTTCGTTGATAAATGAACCTCATCATACCAACGAAACAATTGAAGCAACATTTAAAGTGAATAGCACTGGTGACTTGCATCTTTATATTCCGAATTTAAAATGGAAAAAGGTTACACAATTGAAGGTAAACCAACAAGTTATCTCGACGCCGATTTATATTGCAACCAATCAACTGTTCAATTTAGGGCATTTTGAAAAAGGAACTACCGTGACCCTGTCACTAACTGCTGAACAAGTGGTTGATTTAACCAATTGGCAACTTCAAACTTTAGACCAAACAGCCTTTAATCGTGCGGTTGACAAATTACGCCAACAAGCTCTTCACGTGAATGCAACTAAAAAAGGCCATTTAAATGGCGCACTGAATGTACCTGGAAATGACACTCAGTTACTGTATACGTCCATTCCTTATGACCAAGATTGGCAAGTCAAATCGTCGCTACAAAAAGAACCCTTAAAAACACAACGCATTCTAGGTGGCTTTTTAGCTGTTGAAGTCCCAGCTGGCAAACAGCAGTTAACCTTTGCCTATCATCCAAGAATGATTTATCTCGGCACTGCCGTCAGCGGAACGATTTTACTGGGAACGGCTGGTTATCTTGGCTTTAAAAAATACCGTCGAAAACGTCAGGAGGCCACTCATGACTAATCAGAAAAAATTTTTAAATGGACTCATTCGGTGGTTACCCCTAGTTGGACTGGTGCTTTTCTTCGGCTTAATTTTATGGGGATATTCCAGAGGGATTTTTCATTCTGTTGCTTCCTTGCAAGCTTTTATTAAACAGTTTGGTAACTATGCGGTTCTGTGTTTCGTTCTTTTACAAATCGTCCAAGTGATTATCCCTATTCTACCTGGAGGAATCTCTTCTGTTGCAGGAATGTTGATGTTTGGCAATTTGCAAGGACTTTTGTATAGCTATCTTGGATTGATTATTGGTGAGTTTATTGGCTTTTTACTGGTTCGTTACTATGGACGTAGCTTTGTAAAAATAATCCTTTCACCCAATAAATACAAAAAATTTGAAGAGATTTTGGACAAAAATGAACACAATGTCAAAAAGCTCTTAATCTTTACTATGTTAGTCCCCTTCGCTCCAGATGATATTGTTTGTTTAGTGGCGGGAATTACAGATATTTCTTTAAAAGAATTCATGAAAATTGTTCTTTTATTGAAATTCTGGTCTGTGGCTACTTACAGCTACTTAATGTTGTATTTGTTTCAATTATTTGGCAAATTATAACAAAAAGACAACAAAACCAACGTTTGGTTTTGTTGTCTTTTCTTTTTTAGATTGAACGTAATTGGGCAATCCGTTCTTTGACAGCCTCTTGTTTTTCAAGGTAGTCTTTTTCTTTTGCACGTTCTGCTTCCACGACCTCATCTGGTGCATTTGACACAAAACGTTCATTTGAAAGTTTGCCTTGCACACGTTTGACTTCTTTTGTCCATTTGTCTAATTCTTTTTCTAAGCGAGCAATTTCTTCCTCGATATTAATCAACCCAGCTAATGGTAGGAATAGTTCTGCGCCTGTTAAAACAGCGGACATGGCTAATTCTGGCGCTTCTATTTCACGACTGATGACTAATTCCTCTGGGTTACAGAAGCGTTCCAAGTAGCTAGTATTAGCTGTTAAAAATTCTTCTACTTCTGTATCGTTTGTTTTAATTAACAAGGTAATTGGTTTAGAAAGTGGTGTATTCACTTCTGCTCGAATATTCCGAACCGAACGAATAACTTCTTTCAGAACTTCCATTCCTCGAGCTGCTGCTTCATCGTTAAATTCTTCATGAACAACTGGGTACTCTGCCACAACCAATGACTCACCTTGATGCGGAATTTTTTCCCAAATTTCTTCTGTTACAAACGGCATAATTGGATGCAATAAGCGTAAGATTTGATCCAATGTGTACACCAAGATGCTCCGTGTTGTTTGTTTAGCTGCTTCATTTTCTCCGTAAAGAATTTCTTTACTCATTTCAATATACCAATCACAGAAATCATCCCAGATGAAGTTGTATAATTGGCGACCTGCTTCACCAAATTCAAAACGATCAAATAATTCTGTCACACGGGCGACTGTTTCGTTTAAGCGCGTTAAAATCCAACGATCAGCGACAGTCTTTTCACCACTAAAGTCAATATCTGCAGCAGTCATACCTTCTACATTCATGATAACGAAGCGACTTGCATTCCAGATCTTATTGATAAAGTTCCAAGAAGCATCCATTTTTTCATAACTAAAACGAACATCTTGACCTGGAGCTGAACCATTTGATAAGAACCAACGCAATGCATCTGCGCCATATTTTTCGATGACATCCATTGGATCAATCCCATTCCCCAATGATTTACTCATTTTGCGTCCTTGCTCATCACGAATTAAGCCGTGAATTAAGACATTTTGGAAGGGACGTTCGCCTGTAAACTCTAAGCTTTGGAAAATCATACGACTTACCCAAAAGGCAATAATATCATAGCCAGTAACTAATGTGCTTGTTGGGAAGTAACGTTGATAATCTTCGCTTGCTTCATCTGGCCAACCCATCGTTGAAAATGGCCATAAAGCAGAACTAAACCATGTATCTAAGACGTCACTATCTTGAACCCAGTTTTCACTGTCGGCTGGTGCTTCCATCCCAACATACATCTCGCCCGTTTCTTTGTGATACCAAGCAGGAATTTGATGGCCCCACCATAATTGTCGCGAAATAACCCAGTCATGAATATTTTCCATCCAACGTAAAAATGTTTGATTGAAGCGTGGTGGATAAAATTCAACAGCGTCTTCTGTTTCTTGATTTTCTATTGCTTTTTCAGCTAATGGTCCCATTTTTACAAACCATTGGGTCGATAAACGAGGTTCCACGACAACGCCTGTTCGTTCTGAATGGCCCACGCTGTGATTCATTGTTTCGATCTTAATTAAGCGACCTAATTCTTTCAAGTCAGAGACAATCGCTTTACGTGCGGCAAAACGATCCATTCCTTCGTATTTTCCAGCCAGTTCATTCATCGTGCCGTCTTCGTTCATAACATTTACTCGAGGTAAGTCATGACGATTACCGACTTCAAAGTCATTTGGATCATGGGCAGGTGTGATTTTTACAACCCCTGTTCCAAATTCCATATCTACATAGTCATCCGCAATAATTGGAATTTCTTTATCTACTAATGGCAAGACAACTGTCTTACCAATAAGTTCCTGATACCGTTCATCTTCTGGATGGACCGCAATCGCCGTATCTCCCAACATTGTTTCAGGACGCGTTGTCGCAATTTCAACAACGCCAGAACCATCTGATAATGGGTAGCTCATGTGGTAAAAAGCTCCTTCAATATCTTTATGGATTACTTCAATATCAGACAATGCTGTTTTCGCTTTCGGATCCCAGTTAATGATATACTCACCACGGTAAATCAAATCTTTCTCGTAAAGAGAGACAAACACTTTACGAACAGCCTCAGATAGCCCTTCATCTAAAGTGAAACGTTCACGGCTGTAATCTAAAGAAAGACCCATTTTTGCCCACTGTTCACGAATGTGAGAAGCATATTCTTCTTTCCATTCCCACACTTGATCAACAAATTTTTCACGACCTAAGTCGTAACGTGAAATTCCTTGTTGTGCTAGTTTCTCTTCTACTTTTGCTTGCGTGGCAATTCCGGCATGGTCCATTCCTGGCAGCCATAACGTATCAAAGCCTTGCATTCTTTTTTGGCGGATAATCATATCTTGTAATGTTGTATCCCAAGCATGCCCTAAGTGTAGCTTCCCTGTTACATTAGGTGGTGGAATAACAATTGAATAGGGCTTCGCTTTTTTGTCGCCACTTGGTTTAAATAAATCTTGATCTAGCCATTTTTGATAACGGCCAGCTTCGATTTCTGTCGGTTGATATTTCGTTGGTAAGTTTTTTTCTTCTGACATTTTTTCCCCTTCTTTCTTAAAATACGCGATTTGGAGCGGTAATTATTTTACAAATGAGTTTTTTGGGCTAAACACTAAAATACGCCCTAAAATACTTTCGTATTTTAGGGCGTAGATTCATCTTATTTACGCGGTACCACCTAAATTGCATTTGAATTGAATTCATTCAAATGCCACTCATTCGTGAGATAACGTTCACGAAACGAATCGTTCTACTAACGTACTGTGTTCAAACCATTGACTCACAAGCTACCTTCTCACTGGTTGTGTAAAAGTCTTGCACCTGAACGACTTTTTCTCTAAAACGACGCCAATGATACTCCTCTTGTTCGCTGTCTTTGCTTCATTCTACAATGAAGCGCAAACAAAGTCAATTTGTAATCTAGAGGGATTACACTTTTTTTGTAGCTTCTAACGCTTGTTGATAATCGGGTTCCGACGAAACTTCTGAGACGATTTCTTCATAAACTAACGTTCCTTCTGGGTCAATCACAAAAATAGCACGTGCTAAACGGCCCATTTCTGGAATATACAAACCATAAGCTGCACCAAATGAGTCTTCAGTATCATGAAGCATTTCCATTTCGACACCCTCAGCGGCACACCAATTTGCTTGTTCTTCAACTGTGTTATTGGAAATCGTGATAATCTGAACACCGTCTAATTTCGCCGCTTCTTGATTGAAACGTTTCGTTTGCAGTGAACAAACACGTGTGTCGATATCAGGAACCACACTAATTAAAACCGTTTTACCTTTATAATCTGCCAAGTTGATTTCTTGGTTGTTTAAATTTTTCAAAGAAAAGACGGGGGCTTTTGTGCCAACTTCGGGCTGTTCACCTGTCAATTCTAATACGTGCCCTTTTCTTGTAACATTCATTCTGAAATCCTCCTTTTCTACTTTCAATAATAAGTATAGTAGAGGATTTTTATGAAGACAATTTTATTGCTTTGGGCTATTTGCTAGTGAAAAAGTTTCATTAAAATAAATCAGTGTTTGCAGTTCCGTTGTTAAATCAATATACTGCACACTAACGTTGGCTGGCACACTGACACGGTCTGGCGCAAAATTTAAAATCGCAGTCACACCCGCTTGTACAATTTTGTCGATGGCTTTTTGAGCATGGTGACTTGGTACTGTAGAAATGGCTACCGTGACCCCTTCTTGTCGAACGAATGCTTCTAACTCAGACATATCATGAACTAATAACCCATTAATCGTGGTGCCAACTAAAGCCAAATCATTATCAAAAGCACAGACAATATTCAAATTCTCGTTGCGTCTAAAATTATTTTTTAATAATGCCTTGCCTAAATTGCCACAACCAATCAGAGCAATTCTTTTTTCTTCTTGCGTATTTAAAATATTACTAAATACCTCAATTAAATACGGCACATCGTAACCATAACCGCTTCGGCCCAGTTCACCAACGTGGGAAAAATCACGCCGAATCGTTGCAGAAGGAATCTGGATCATTTCACTAAACTCTCGTGATTTAATGCGTTTAACACCAGAATCCCCTAACATTTTTAAATAACGTAAATAAACCGGCAAACGTTTTGCCGTTGCTTTAGGCATTTTTTTCTCCATCCTCTGTCCTCCTTGTTACCTACTTCACATATTCAGTTTATCACGGTTCCCCTCTCCGAGCAACTTGTTTGTGAAATAAGTACAAAATAAATACAGTGACGTCTAAGCGACCGTCACTGTATTTATTTCTTATAGGAAATCTGCAAATTCGTCTTCTTGTTTATCTTTCGCTGTTTCTGCTGAAATCTCTGTAATTTTGAGTCCTTCTAAGGCCCGAGCCATTAAACCTTCCAAGTCTAAGCGCGCTTCATAATCTTGCGCTTTATCCAAGCGAGGTCGTGTTTTCGGTTGCGGTGGCGCAAAAATTGTACAACAATCTTCGAAGGGTTGGATGGCTAATTCAAACGTGTCAATTTTTTCGGCAATTTCGATAATTTCTGTCTTATCCATTGAAACAACGGGTCGAATTATCGGTGTTGAAGTAACCTCATTAATTGCTACCATACTTTGAAGTGTTTGCGAAGCCACTTGTCCTAACGATTCACCATTAATAATGACTAAACCTTTCCGCATTTCACGAATTGCATCTGTTAAGCGTAACATTAAACGTCGTGTAATGGTCATTAAGTAGCCTTGGGGAACAACTCGTTTTATTTCTTCTTGAATTTCTGTAAAGGGCACTTCAATAAATTGAATAGTTCCTACATAAGGGACTAATTTTTCAGCTAAATCTTTAGCCTTTTGTAACGCTTGTTCACTTGTATAAGGTGGACTAGCAAAATGGACAGCTTCCACTTCCACGCCACGTTTCATAGCTAAATAACCAGCAACTGGTGAATCAATGCCTCCTGACAACATCAACATACCACGACCACTGGTGCCCACTGGCAATCCACCCGCACCGCGAATCGTTTCATAAGATAAATACGCCGCATCTTTACGAATTTCAATTCTTAAGTTAATATCAGGCTTTTTCATTTGTACTTGAATTTCCGGAATGGCTTCAATAACGGCCCCACCTAATTCTTGATTCAAGCCATTTGAATCAAGTTCAAATGAATGGTCCGAGCGTTTAGCAGTAATTTTAAACGTCTTACCTGGCGTATAAACTTCCCGAACAACCTCTTGAACCATTGCACGAATCGCTGGCATTTCTTTTTCAATACGAATACTTGGCGAAAAATTTTGAATTCCAAACACTTTACTTAGTTTCGGAATCACTCCTTCACTATCTTCCCCATTTAATAAAATATGCATTCTATCTCGATCTGCATGGATTTTCAATGCTGGAAAATCAGCTAACGCACGTTTCACATTTTGTGCTAACTGCATGATAAACGTTTTACGATTTTTTCCTTTAGTTGATAATTCGCCATAGCGAACCATAATTTCTGTATACTTCACTCAATTAATTCCTCTCTGTTCCTGTATCTTCACAGGTCAATGTCTTTGCAAATTATACATCAAATAAGGGGCGTTTTTCTAGTGCTTAGTCGAAAAAAATAGTTGATTCATAAGTTCATTGTCTTATGAATCAACTATTTGATAACTTTCTCTCTTGCTTATTGCGCATTCAGGATCCACATGAATCCGACAAAAACAAAGAACAAGCCATACATAATTGGCGAAACTTCTTTCCCACGTTTTGCCGCAATCATTGTAATTGGATAGAAGATAAAGCCTAAGGCAATCCCATCTGAAATGCTATATGTCAATGGCATTCCTAACAAGATTAAGAAGGAAGGGATTGCAATTTCCATTTCGTTCCATTTAATTTTGCTTAAGGATTGTGCCATCAAAACGCCAACAATAATCAACGCTGGTGCTGTAACTTGCGAAGTGACAACTGCTAACAAAGGAGAAAATAGCAAACTGAAAATAAATAAAATCCCGGTTGTAATAGCTGTGATTCCTGAACGACCACCCACAGCAATCCCCGCAGATGATTCGACATATGCGCCAACTGGCGATGTCCCTAATAGAGAACCAGCTAACATCGCTGTTGAATCAGCGGCTAAAGCTTTCCCCACACGCGGCATTTTATTGTCCTTCATAAAACCTGCTTGATTGGCTAAGCCCACCAACGTACCAGCGGTATCAAAGAATGTTACTAATAGGAACGTTAAAACCACGACCCACATTTGAATCGTATTGATATCTTTCACATGTCCTAACGCCACTAAAAATGTTGGTTCTAAACTTGGCGCGCTTGAAATAATCTTATCAGGCATTGGAATAACGCCTGTCGCTAAACCAACAATCGTTGAAATCGCCATCCCAATAAAAATACCACCCGGTACTCGACGAACTAACAAAATTGCAGTTACGACTAAGCCGACAATGGTAACCCACGTTGAACCAACATTCAAAGGTCCTAAGCCAACGAGTGTCGCATCATTAGCCACAATTAAGCCACCTTGGCTTAAACCAAGAAAAGCAATAAACAACCCGATCCCACCTGAAATGGCAAATTTCAAGTCTGCAGGAATTGCATCAATAATTAGCTCGCGTAATTTAAAAATTGTAATAAAAATAAATATCAATGAAGCCACAAAAACGCCTGCTAATGTCGTTTGCCAAGGAATCCCCATACCAACAGAGACTGAATAAGCAAAGAATGCATTAATTCCTAAAGCTGGTGCTGTCGCAATCGGATATTTCGCCAACACACCCATTAAAATACAACCTAAGGCACTCGCTAAAGCGGTGGCAGTAAAAACAGCGCCTTCGTCCATGCCAGAAGCACCAAGTACGGTTGGATTAACGAACAAAATATACGCCATCGAGATAAACGTGGTGAAACCAGCTAACATTTCTCGTTTCATATTCGTATTCAATTGTTCAAGTTCAAAATATGAACTTATTTTTTCTTTCATGTTCCGTCCTCCTAAAATCTAAACATTTTACAATGTTCGTAAAATATTCAATTTATTAATGAAACAACGTGTTTAATCATATAATAAACCAACAAATAAGTAAATATCAAATTCTAAATTCTGTAAAAAACGAACAATCACGATTAAAAAAAGTATTCCTTTCTAGGAATACTTTTTAAATTAAATCGTTTGTGTGGTCGGGCGAACAACCATTTCACTGATTGACATACGATCTGGCGTGTCTATGGCAAAGACCACTGCTTGCGCAATGTCTTCCGCCTTTAAGCCCCAACTTAACTGTTCTAGATGTAACGTTTCAGCTACTACTCGATTAGAAATTGTTTGATAAAGTTCTGTTTGTACAGCACCTGGTGAAATAATCGTTGATTTAATGTTATTCTCTCTTTGTTCTTGTCGCAATCCTTCCATAATTGCTCGAACAGCAAACTTTGTTCCACAGTAGACAGCCGAATCTGGATAAACGACATGTCCTGCCACAGAATCAGTAGCAATAATCTGCCCTGATTTTTGTTCAACCATAATTGGAAGAACTGCCGCAATGCCATTTAAAACACCCATAATATTAATATCTAGCATTTGACGCCATTCTCCTTTTGGTGCTTCAATAAGAGGCGCCGTTGGCATAACTCCTGCATTGTTAAAAAGAACATCAATTCGTCCATATTTTTCCATTGTAAGCTTGATTACACGCTGAACTTCCTCTTCTTTCGTTACATCTGCTTGTTGCACGAGAATCGTTGCTTCAGGAAGTTCTTTTTTTATAGCAATTAAACGTTCTTGTCGACGTGCTGCAATGACTAACTTCGCTCCTTTTCTGGCAAGTAAACGGGCTGTTGCCTCACCGATGCCACTGGAAGCGCCCATGATAACAATAACTTTTTCTGATAATGATTTCATTATATTTCCTCCTTATCTTCCTGAATCCAACGAATAATTTTAGCTGGTGTTCCTGCAACAATAGCGTTAGCTGGCACATCTTTAGTTACAGTCGCATTAGCTGCTACGATAGCATTTTCACCAATCGTAATACCTGGTAAAACAGTGACACCCGCGCCTAACCACGCAAATTTTTTAATGGTAATCGGTGCTAGCAATACACCTCGCCGTTTCATTGGCAGTTCCGGATGATTGACACTTAAGAGATTAACGCGCGGACCAATTAAAACATTGTCTTCAATTATAATGCCCCCTAAATCAACAAACATAGCTGCCCGATTAATAAAAATATTTTTACCAAAATGTATATTGCGTCCAAAATCTGTATAAAAAGGCAATAAAATCGTAACGGTTTCGTCAATTTTGTCTTGGATAATCGTGGCAAGAAGATTCCTTACTTCATTATGTGTATAGGCTTGTTGATTTAATTCTATTAAATAGCGACTATTTTCCTCTTGAATCTGATGAATAAGTTGAAATAGTGGTTCATCTTTATCAATGCTACCTGTTGCAATTAGTTCTTGGAGATTTTTTGTAAGCATTCCTAATCGCCTCCTTTTGCTAAATTTATCGTAATACGTGACAACTCCTCTGTCTAATACTTATAATAAATAGATAAGTATGCGTTTTAGTTATAGGAGGGAAAGTAATGGAATTACGAGTGATTCACTATTTCTTAGCAGTGGTCCAAGAAAAAACGATTAGTGGCGCAGCCAAACAATTGCATGTATCACAACCAACGTTATCTAAGCAATTAAAAGAATTAGAGGAAGAATTAGGCGTGACATTATTTATACGAGGAAATCGACAAATACAACTAACACCTGAAGGAGAATATTTAGCTAAACAAGGGCAAGATATTTTAAGCTTAGCGAATAAAACAGTCACCAACTTGTCGCAAAATGAATTCATTAATGGCGAAATCACGATTGGTGGCGGCGAAACAAAAGCTATGTCTTTTTTAGCGAATGCACTACAACAAATAACAAGCCAGCACTCAGCTGATATTCACCTTCATTTATACAGTGGGAATGCAGATGATGTAATAGAACGGCTAGACAAAGGATTATTAGATTTTGGTTTAATTATTGAGCCTGCACCTAAACAAAAATATAGCTATTTAACATTACCAGTTGTAGATACATGGGGCTTAATTACTGTAAAGGACCATCCCTTAGCCACTAAAAATGTTATTACTGCAGCCGATTTAAAAGAAGAACCTTTATTTATTTCTCGACAAGCACAAGTTCCGAGCCAACTCTCTGATTGGCTCGAAGCAAGTCTAGATCAGTTCCGAATCGTTGGGACCTACAACTTACTTTACAACGCTTCACTGATGGTAGAAGCTGGGCTAGGTAGCGCCCTAAGCATTGATGGTATTCTAGAAACAA from Enterococcus faecalis includes the following:
- a CDS encoding SDR family oxidoreductase; protein product: MKSLSEKVIVIMGASSGIGEATARLLARKGAKLVIAARRQERLIAIKKELPEATILVQQADVTKEEEVQRVIKLTMEKYGRIDVLFNNAGVMPTAPLIEAPKGEWRQMLDINIMGVLNGIAAVLPIMVEQKSGQIIATDSVAGHVVYPDSAVYCGTKFAVRAIMEGLRQEQRENNIKSTIISPGAVQTELYQTISNRVVAETLHLEQLSWGLKAEDIAQAVVFAIDTPDRMSISEMVVRPTTQTI
- a CDS encoding DapH/DapD/GlmU-related protein — its product is MLTKNLQELIATGSIDKDEPLFQLIHQIQEENSRYLIELNQQAYTHNEVRNLLATIIQDKIDETVTILLPFYTDFGRNIHFGKNIFINRAAMFVDLGGIIIEDNVLIGPRVNLLSVNHPELPMKRRGVLLAPITIKKFAWLGAGVTVLPGITIGENAIVAANATVTKDVPANAIVAGTPAKIIRWIQEDKEEI
- a CDS encoding LysR family transcriptional regulator; translated protein: MELRVIHYFLAVVQEKTISGAAKQLHVSQPTLSKQLKELEEELGVTLFIRGNRQIQLTPEGEYLAKQGQDILSLANKTVTNLSQNEFINGEITIGGGETKAMSFLANALQQITSQHSADIHLHLYSGNADDVIERLDKGLLDFGLIIEPAPKQKYSYLTLPVVDTWGLITVKDHPLATKNVITAADLKEEPLFISRQAQVPSQLSDWLEASLDQFRIVGTYNLLYNASLMVEAGLGSALSIDGILETKQTNLRFIPLYPALTAKISLIWCKNTVLSTAAALFLEQIKKSIQRPE